From a region of the Salvelinus fontinalis isolate EN_2023a chromosome 13, ASM2944872v1, whole genome shotgun sequence genome:
- the LOC129868405 gene encoding dual specificity tyrosine-phosphorylation-regulated kinase 1A-like isoform X1: MCVDQKLTCPSLSGEETSACKPSSVQLAPLFLFHASGLLMAAPIPHSHQQYSEQHQQTIDPSVPALPHSEQAQQSITSQVTPDVVMLQRRMPQCFRDPSSSPLRKLSIDLIKTYKCINEVYYAKKKRRHQQGQGDDSSHKKERKVFNDGYDDDNYDYIVKNGEKWMDRYEIDSLIGKGSFGQVVKAYDRAEQEWVAIKIIKNKKAFLNQAQIEVRLLELMNKHDTEMKYYIVHLKRHFMFRSHLCLVFEMLSYNLYDLLRNTNFRGVSLNLTRKFAQQMCTALLFLATPELSIIHCDLKPENILLCNPKRSAIKIVDFGSSCQLGQRIYQYIQSRFYRSPEVLLGMPYDLAIDMWSLGCILVEMHTGEPLFSGANEIDQINKIVEVLGVPPNYILDQAPKARKLFEKISDSTWGVKKTKDGKRYKPPGMRKLHSILGVEAGGPGGRRAGESGHAVADYLKFKDLILRMLDYDPKSRIQPYYALQHSFFKKTADEGTNTSSSVSTSPALEQSQSSGTTSSTSSSSGGSTGTSTSGRARSDPTHQHRHSGGNFSAAVQAMDCENLCPQARQPFPPPVGWAGGKGAQTVTVETHPVQETTFHVPPQAPKAIHPLAPGNSSSAHQHHHHGHHHLHHHPHHPHAQQGLPAQPRLYHSPINSASTENSVEVVHGHLSMTSLSSSSSSTSSSSTGAQGNKAYQLRPLPTNAALDFGQNGRMGLGAFSNPRQETGMAGHPTYPMGMRQGVDREESPMVGVCAQQSSVASS, translated from the exons ATGTGTGTTGATCAGAAGCTAACATGTCCCTCTCTTTCAGGAGAAGAGACTTCAGCATGCAAACCTTCATCTGTCCAGCTTGCTCCCTTGTTTTTGTTCCACGCTTCTGGGCTTCTGATGGCTGCTCCCATTCCCCATTCGCACCAGCAGTACAGTGAGCAGCACCAACAGACTATTGACCCGTCTGTGCCGGCTCTGCCCCACAGCGAGCAGGCGCAGCAGTCTATTACCAGCCAG GTGACCCCTGATGTTGTCATGTTACAGAGGCGCATGCCCCAGTGCTTTCGCGACCCGTCCTCATCTCCCCTAAGGAAGCTCTCTATTGACCTGATCAAAACCTACAAATGCATCAACGAG GTATACTATGCAAAAAAGAAGCGGAGACACCAACAGGGCCAGGGCGACGACTCCAGTCACAAGAAAGAGAGGAAGGTCTTCAACGACGGCTATGATGACGACAACTACGACTACATCGTCAAAAACGGGGAGAAATGGATGGACCGCTACGAGATCGACTCCTTGATAGGCAAAGGCTCGTTTGGACAA GTTGTAAAGGCATATGACCGTGCAGAGCAGGAGTGGGTGGCAATTAAGATCATCAAGAACAAGAAGGCTTTTCTTAATCAAGCCCAGATTGAAGTGCGGCTCCTCGAGCTCATGAACAAACATGACACGGAGATGAAGTACTACATAG ttcaCCTTAAGCGCCACTTCATGTTCCGGAGCCACCTGTGCTTGGTGTTTGAGATGCTCTCCTACAACCTGTACGACCTGCTGCGGAACACCAACTTCCGTGGCGTCTCACTCAACCTCACACGCAAGTTTGCCCAGCAAATGTGCACAGCGCTGTTGTTCCTGGCCACGCCCGAGCTCAGCATCATTCACTGTGACCTGAAGCCCGAGAACATCCTGTTGTGCAACCCCAAGAGGAGCGCCATCAAGATCGTGGACTTTGGCAGCTCCTGCCAGCTGGGACAAAgg atCTACCAGTACATCCAGAGTCGCTTCTACCGCTCCCCAGAGGTGCTGCTGGGCATGCCTTATGACCTGGCCATCGACATGTGGTCCCTGGGCTGCATTCTGGTGGAGATGCACACCGGAGAGCCCCTCTTCAGTGGGGCCAATGAG ATTGATCAAATTAACAAAATAGTGGAAGTTCTGGGTGTCCCTCCCAATTACATATTGGACCAGGCGCCCAAGGCCAGGAAGTTATTTGAGAAGATATCGGACAGCACGTGGGGTGTAAAGAAGACCAAAGATGGCAAAAGG TATAAGCCGCCGGGCATGCGGAAGCTGCACAGCATCCTGGGTGTGGAGGCGGGAGGTCCTGGGGGGCGGCGGGCGGGCGAGTCTGGCCACGCTGTCGCTGACTACTTGAAGTTCAAGGACCTGATCCTTCGGATGCTGGACTACGACCCCAAGAGCCGCATCCAGCCCTACTACGCCCTGCAGCACAGCTTCTTCAAGAAGACTGCGGATGAGGGGACCAACACGAGCAGCAGCGTGTCCACCAGCCCCGCGCTGGAGCAATCCCAGTCCTCGGGAACCAcctccagcacctcctccagCTCAG GAGGGTCGACTGGCACGAGCACCAGTGGGCGGGCGCGCTCGGACCCAACACATCAGCACCGGCACAGCGGAGGTAACTTCAGTGCTGCCGTGCAGGCCATGGACTGCGAAAATCTCTGCCCACAG GCGAGGCAGCCGTTCCCTCCTCCAGTTGGCTGGGCTGGTGGCAAAGGGGCGCAGACAGTGACAGTGGAGACCCACCCCGTCCAGGAAACCACCTTTCACGTGCCTCCCCAGGCGCCCAAGGCCATCCACCCCTTGGCCCCCGGCAACAGCTCCTCCGCCCACCAGCACCATCACCACGGACACCATCACTTACACCatcacccccaccacccccaTGCACAGCAGGGCCTGCCTGCGCAGCCCCGCCTCTACCACTCCCCTATCAACAGTGCCTCCACAGAGAACTCGGTGGAGGTGGTGCACGGCCACCTGTCTATgacctccctgtcttcctcctcctcctccacatcttCCTCCTCCACCGGGGCCCAGGGGAACAAGGCTTACCAGCTGCGCCCGCTCCCCACCAACGCAGCCTTGGACTTTGGCCAGAACGGCAGAATGGGACTGGGTGCCTTCTCCAACCCCAGACAAGAGACTGGGATGGCGGGCCACCCCACCTACCCCATGGGCATGAGACAAGGCGTAGACAGGGAGGAGTCGCCCATGGTAGGAGTCTGTGCGCAGCAGAGTTCTGTCGCCAGTTCGTGA
- the LOC129868405 gene encoding dual specificity tyrosine-phosphorylation-regulated kinase 1A-like isoform X2, with protein MCVDQKLTCPSLSGEETSACKPSSVQLAPLFLFHASGLLMAAPIPHSHQQYSEQHQQTIDPSVPALPHSEQAQQSITSQRRMPQCFRDPSSSPLRKLSIDLIKTYKCINEVYYAKKKRRHQQGQGDDSSHKKERKVFNDGYDDDNYDYIVKNGEKWMDRYEIDSLIGKGSFGQVVKAYDRAEQEWVAIKIIKNKKAFLNQAQIEVRLLELMNKHDTEMKYYIVHLKRHFMFRSHLCLVFEMLSYNLYDLLRNTNFRGVSLNLTRKFAQQMCTALLFLATPELSIIHCDLKPENILLCNPKRSAIKIVDFGSSCQLGQRIYQYIQSRFYRSPEVLLGMPYDLAIDMWSLGCILVEMHTGEPLFSGANEIDQINKIVEVLGVPPNYILDQAPKARKLFEKISDSTWGVKKTKDGKRYKPPGMRKLHSILGVEAGGPGGRRAGESGHAVADYLKFKDLILRMLDYDPKSRIQPYYALQHSFFKKTADEGTNTSSSVSTSPALEQSQSSGTTSSTSSSSGGSTGTSTSGRARSDPTHQHRHSGGNFSAAVQAMDCENLCPQARQPFPPPVGWAGGKGAQTVTVETHPVQETTFHVPPQAPKAIHPLAPGNSSSAHQHHHHGHHHLHHHPHHPHAQQGLPAQPRLYHSPINSASTENSVEVVHGHLSMTSLSSSSSSTSSSSTGAQGNKAYQLRPLPTNAALDFGQNGRMGLGAFSNPRQETGMAGHPTYPMGMRQGVDREESPMVGVCAQQSSVASS; from the exons ATGTGTGTTGATCAGAAGCTAACATGTCCCTCTCTTTCAGGAGAAGAGACTTCAGCATGCAAACCTTCATCTGTCCAGCTTGCTCCCTTGTTTTTGTTCCACGCTTCTGGGCTTCTGATGGCTGCTCCCATTCCCCATTCGCACCAGCAGTACAGTGAGCAGCACCAACAGACTATTGACCCGTCTGTGCCGGCTCTGCCCCACAGCGAGCAGGCGCAGCAGTCTATTACCAGCCAG AGGCGCATGCCCCAGTGCTTTCGCGACCCGTCCTCATCTCCCCTAAGGAAGCTCTCTATTGACCTGATCAAAACCTACAAATGCATCAACGAG GTATACTATGCAAAAAAGAAGCGGAGACACCAACAGGGCCAGGGCGACGACTCCAGTCACAAGAAAGAGAGGAAGGTCTTCAACGACGGCTATGATGACGACAACTACGACTACATCGTCAAAAACGGGGAGAAATGGATGGACCGCTACGAGATCGACTCCTTGATAGGCAAAGGCTCGTTTGGACAA GTTGTAAAGGCATATGACCGTGCAGAGCAGGAGTGGGTGGCAATTAAGATCATCAAGAACAAGAAGGCTTTTCTTAATCAAGCCCAGATTGAAGTGCGGCTCCTCGAGCTCATGAACAAACATGACACGGAGATGAAGTACTACATAG ttcaCCTTAAGCGCCACTTCATGTTCCGGAGCCACCTGTGCTTGGTGTTTGAGATGCTCTCCTACAACCTGTACGACCTGCTGCGGAACACCAACTTCCGTGGCGTCTCACTCAACCTCACACGCAAGTTTGCCCAGCAAATGTGCACAGCGCTGTTGTTCCTGGCCACGCCCGAGCTCAGCATCATTCACTGTGACCTGAAGCCCGAGAACATCCTGTTGTGCAACCCCAAGAGGAGCGCCATCAAGATCGTGGACTTTGGCAGCTCCTGCCAGCTGGGACAAAgg atCTACCAGTACATCCAGAGTCGCTTCTACCGCTCCCCAGAGGTGCTGCTGGGCATGCCTTATGACCTGGCCATCGACATGTGGTCCCTGGGCTGCATTCTGGTGGAGATGCACACCGGAGAGCCCCTCTTCAGTGGGGCCAATGAG ATTGATCAAATTAACAAAATAGTGGAAGTTCTGGGTGTCCCTCCCAATTACATATTGGACCAGGCGCCCAAGGCCAGGAAGTTATTTGAGAAGATATCGGACAGCACGTGGGGTGTAAAGAAGACCAAAGATGGCAAAAGG TATAAGCCGCCGGGCATGCGGAAGCTGCACAGCATCCTGGGTGTGGAGGCGGGAGGTCCTGGGGGGCGGCGGGCGGGCGAGTCTGGCCACGCTGTCGCTGACTACTTGAAGTTCAAGGACCTGATCCTTCGGATGCTGGACTACGACCCCAAGAGCCGCATCCAGCCCTACTACGCCCTGCAGCACAGCTTCTTCAAGAAGACTGCGGATGAGGGGACCAACACGAGCAGCAGCGTGTCCACCAGCCCCGCGCTGGAGCAATCCCAGTCCTCGGGAACCAcctccagcacctcctccagCTCAG GAGGGTCGACTGGCACGAGCACCAGTGGGCGGGCGCGCTCGGACCCAACACATCAGCACCGGCACAGCGGAGGTAACTTCAGTGCTGCCGTGCAGGCCATGGACTGCGAAAATCTCTGCCCACAG GCGAGGCAGCCGTTCCCTCCTCCAGTTGGCTGGGCTGGTGGCAAAGGGGCGCAGACAGTGACAGTGGAGACCCACCCCGTCCAGGAAACCACCTTTCACGTGCCTCCCCAGGCGCCCAAGGCCATCCACCCCTTGGCCCCCGGCAACAGCTCCTCCGCCCACCAGCACCATCACCACGGACACCATCACTTACACCatcacccccaccacccccaTGCACAGCAGGGCCTGCCTGCGCAGCCCCGCCTCTACCACTCCCCTATCAACAGTGCCTCCACAGAGAACTCGGTGGAGGTGGTGCACGGCCACCTGTCTATgacctccctgtcttcctcctcctcctccacatcttCCTCCTCCACCGGGGCCCAGGGGAACAAGGCTTACCAGCTGCGCCCGCTCCCCACCAACGCAGCCTTGGACTTTGGCCAGAACGGCAGAATGGGACTGGGTGCCTTCTCCAACCCCAGACAAGAGACTGGGATGGCGGGCCACCCCACCTACCCCATGGGCATGAGACAAGGCGTAGACAGGGAGGAGTCGCCCATGGTAGGAGTCTGTGCGCAGCAGAGTTCTGTCGCCAGTTCGTGA
- the LOC129868405 gene encoding dual specificity tyrosine-phosphorylation-regulated kinase 1A-like isoform X4, whose product MLQRRMPQCFRDPSSSPLRKLSIDLIKTYKCINEVYYAKKKRRHQQGQGDDSSHKKERKVFNDGYDDDNYDYIVKNGEKWMDRYEIDSLIGKGSFGQVVKAYDRAEQEWVAIKIIKNKKAFLNQAQIEVRLLELMNKHDTEMKYYIVHLKRHFMFRSHLCLVFEMLSYNLYDLLRNTNFRGVSLNLTRKFAQQMCTALLFLATPELSIIHCDLKPENILLCNPKRSAIKIVDFGSSCQLGQRIYQYIQSRFYRSPEVLLGMPYDLAIDMWSLGCILVEMHTGEPLFSGANEIDQINKIVEVLGVPPNYILDQAPKARKLFEKISDSTWGVKKTKDGKRYKPPGMRKLHSILGVEAGGPGGRRAGESGHAVADYLKFKDLILRMLDYDPKSRIQPYYALQHSFFKKTADEGTNTSSSVSTSPALEQSQSSGTTSSTSSSSGGSTGTSTSGRARSDPTHQHRHSGGNFSAAVQAMDCENLCPQARQPFPPPVGWAGGKGAQTVTVETHPVQETTFHVPPQAPKAIHPLAPGNSSSAHQHHHHGHHHLHHHPHHPHAQQGLPAQPRLYHSPINSASTENSVEVVHGHLSMTSLSSSSSSTSSSSTGAQGNKAYQLRPLPTNAALDFGQNGRMGLGAFSNPRQETGMAGHPTYPMGMRQGVDREESPMVGVCAQQSSVASS is encoded by the exons ATGTTACAGAGGCGCATGCCCCAGTGCTTTCGCGACCCGTCCTCATCTCCCCTAAGGAAGCTCTCTATTGACCTGATCAAAACCTACAAATGCATCAACGAG GTATACTATGCAAAAAAGAAGCGGAGACACCAACAGGGCCAGGGCGACGACTCCAGTCACAAGAAAGAGAGGAAGGTCTTCAACGACGGCTATGATGACGACAACTACGACTACATCGTCAAAAACGGGGAGAAATGGATGGACCGCTACGAGATCGACTCCTTGATAGGCAAAGGCTCGTTTGGACAA GTTGTAAAGGCATATGACCGTGCAGAGCAGGAGTGGGTGGCAATTAAGATCATCAAGAACAAGAAGGCTTTTCTTAATCAAGCCCAGATTGAAGTGCGGCTCCTCGAGCTCATGAACAAACATGACACGGAGATGAAGTACTACATAG ttcaCCTTAAGCGCCACTTCATGTTCCGGAGCCACCTGTGCTTGGTGTTTGAGATGCTCTCCTACAACCTGTACGACCTGCTGCGGAACACCAACTTCCGTGGCGTCTCACTCAACCTCACACGCAAGTTTGCCCAGCAAATGTGCACAGCGCTGTTGTTCCTGGCCACGCCCGAGCTCAGCATCATTCACTGTGACCTGAAGCCCGAGAACATCCTGTTGTGCAACCCCAAGAGGAGCGCCATCAAGATCGTGGACTTTGGCAGCTCCTGCCAGCTGGGACAAAgg atCTACCAGTACATCCAGAGTCGCTTCTACCGCTCCCCAGAGGTGCTGCTGGGCATGCCTTATGACCTGGCCATCGACATGTGGTCCCTGGGCTGCATTCTGGTGGAGATGCACACCGGAGAGCCCCTCTTCAGTGGGGCCAATGAG ATTGATCAAATTAACAAAATAGTGGAAGTTCTGGGTGTCCCTCCCAATTACATATTGGACCAGGCGCCCAAGGCCAGGAAGTTATTTGAGAAGATATCGGACAGCACGTGGGGTGTAAAGAAGACCAAAGATGGCAAAAGG TATAAGCCGCCGGGCATGCGGAAGCTGCACAGCATCCTGGGTGTGGAGGCGGGAGGTCCTGGGGGGCGGCGGGCGGGCGAGTCTGGCCACGCTGTCGCTGACTACTTGAAGTTCAAGGACCTGATCCTTCGGATGCTGGACTACGACCCCAAGAGCCGCATCCAGCCCTACTACGCCCTGCAGCACAGCTTCTTCAAGAAGACTGCGGATGAGGGGACCAACACGAGCAGCAGCGTGTCCACCAGCCCCGCGCTGGAGCAATCCCAGTCCTCGGGAACCAcctccagcacctcctccagCTCAG GAGGGTCGACTGGCACGAGCACCAGTGGGCGGGCGCGCTCGGACCCAACACATCAGCACCGGCACAGCGGAGGTAACTTCAGTGCTGCCGTGCAGGCCATGGACTGCGAAAATCTCTGCCCACAG GCGAGGCAGCCGTTCCCTCCTCCAGTTGGCTGGGCTGGTGGCAAAGGGGCGCAGACAGTGACAGTGGAGACCCACCCCGTCCAGGAAACCACCTTTCACGTGCCTCCCCAGGCGCCCAAGGCCATCCACCCCTTGGCCCCCGGCAACAGCTCCTCCGCCCACCAGCACCATCACCACGGACACCATCACTTACACCatcacccccaccacccccaTGCACAGCAGGGCCTGCCTGCGCAGCCCCGCCTCTACCACTCCCCTATCAACAGTGCCTCCACAGAGAACTCGGTGGAGGTGGTGCACGGCCACCTGTCTATgacctccctgtcttcctcctcctcctccacatcttCCTCCTCCACCGGGGCCCAGGGGAACAAGGCTTACCAGCTGCGCCCGCTCCCCACCAACGCAGCCTTGGACTTTGGCCAGAACGGCAGAATGGGACTGGGTGCCTTCTCCAACCCCAGACAAGAGACTGGGATGGCGGGCCACCCCACCTACCCCATGGGCATGAGACAAGGCGTAGACAGGGAGGAGTCGCCCATGGTAGGAGTCTGTGCGCAGCAGAGTTCTGTCGCCAGTTCGTGA
- the LOC129868405 gene encoding dual specificity tyrosine-phosphorylation-regulated kinase 1A-like isoform X3 → MAAPIPHSHQQYSEQHQQTIDPSVPALPHSEQAQQSITSQVTPDVVMLQRRMPQCFRDPSSSPLRKLSIDLIKTYKCINEVYYAKKKRRHQQGQGDDSSHKKERKVFNDGYDDDNYDYIVKNGEKWMDRYEIDSLIGKGSFGQVVKAYDRAEQEWVAIKIIKNKKAFLNQAQIEVRLLELMNKHDTEMKYYIVHLKRHFMFRSHLCLVFEMLSYNLYDLLRNTNFRGVSLNLTRKFAQQMCTALLFLATPELSIIHCDLKPENILLCNPKRSAIKIVDFGSSCQLGQRIYQYIQSRFYRSPEVLLGMPYDLAIDMWSLGCILVEMHTGEPLFSGANEIDQINKIVEVLGVPPNYILDQAPKARKLFEKISDSTWGVKKTKDGKRYKPPGMRKLHSILGVEAGGPGGRRAGESGHAVADYLKFKDLILRMLDYDPKSRIQPYYALQHSFFKKTADEGTNTSSSVSTSPALEQSQSSGTTSSTSSSSGGSTGTSTSGRARSDPTHQHRHSGGNFSAAVQAMDCENLCPQARQPFPPPVGWAGGKGAQTVTVETHPVQETTFHVPPQAPKAIHPLAPGNSSSAHQHHHHGHHHLHHHPHHPHAQQGLPAQPRLYHSPINSASTENSVEVVHGHLSMTSLSSSSSSTSSSSTGAQGNKAYQLRPLPTNAALDFGQNGRMGLGAFSNPRQETGMAGHPTYPMGMRQGVDREESPMVGVCAQQSSVASS, encoded by the exons ATGGCTGCTCCCATTCCCCATTCGCACCAGCAGTACAGTGAGCAGCACCAACAGACTATTGACCCGTCTGTGCCGGCTCTGCCCCACAGCGAGCAGGCGCAGCAGTCTATTACCAGCCAG GTGACCCCTGATGTTGTCATGTTACAGAGGCGCATGCCCCAGTGCTTTCGCGACCCGTCCTCATCTCCCCTAAGGAAGCTCTCTATTGACCTGATCAAAACCTACAAATGCATCAACGAG GTATACTATGCAAAAAAGAAGCGGAGACACCAACAGGGCCAGGGCGACGACTCCAGTCACAAGAAAGAGAGGAAGGTCTTCAACGACGGCTATGATGACGACAACTACGACTACATCGTCAAAAACGGGGAGAAATGGATGGACCGCTACGAGATCGACTCCTTGATAGGCAAAGGCTCGTTTGGACAA GTTGTAAAGGCATATGACCGTGCAGAGCAGGAGTGGGTGGCAATTAAGATCATCAAGAACAAGAAGGCTTTTCTTAATCAAGCCCAGATTGAAGTGCGGCTCCTCGAGCTCATGAACAAACATGACACGGAGATGAAGTACTACATAG ttcaCCTTAAGCGCCACTTCATGTTCCGGAGCCACCTGTGCTTGGTGTTTGAGATGCTCTCCTACAACCTGTACGACCTGCTGCGGAACACCAACTTCCGTGGCGTCTCACTCAACCTCACACGCAAGTTTGCCCAGCAAATGTGCACAGCGCTGTTGTTCCTGGCCACGCCCGAGCTCAGCATCATTCACTGTGACCTGAAGCCCGAGAACATCCTGTTGTGCAACCCCAAGAGGAGCGCCATCAAGATCGTGGACTTTGGCAGCTCCTGCCAGCTGGGACAAAgg atCTACCAGTACATCCAGAGTCGCTTCTACCGCTCCCCAGAGGTGCTGCTGGGCATGCCTTATGACCTGGCCATCGACATGTGGTCCCTGGGCTGCATTCTGGTGGAGATGCACACCGGAGAGCCCCTCTTCAGTGGGGCCAATGAG ATTGATCAAATTAACAAAATAGTGGAAGTTCTGGGTGTCCCTCCCAATTACATATTGGACCAGGCGCCCAAGGCCAGGAAGTTATTTGAGAAGATATCGGACAGCACGTGGGGTGTAAAGAAGACCAAAGATGGCAAAAGG TATAAGCCGCCGGGCATGCGGAAGCTGCACAGCATCCTGGGTGTGGAGGCGGGAGGTCCTGGGGGGCGGCGGGCGGGCGAGTCTGGCCACGCTGTCGCTGACTACTTGAAGTTCAAGGACCTGATCCTTCGGATGCTGGACTACGACCCCAAGAGCCGCATCCAGCCCTACTACGCCCTGCAGCACAGCTTCTTCAAGAAGACTGCGGATGAGGGGACCAACACGAGCAGCAGCGTGTCCACCAGCCCCGCGCTGGAGCAATCCCAGTCCTCGGGAACCAcctccagcacctcctccagCTCAG GAGGGTCGACTGGCACGAGCACCAGTGGGCGGGCGCGCTCGGACCCAACACATCAGCACCGGCACAGCGGAGGTAACTTCAGTGCTGCCGTGCAGGCCATGGACTGCGAAAATCTCTGCCCACAG GCGAGGCAGCCGTTCCCTCCTCCAGTTGGCTGGGCTGGTGGCAAAGGGGCGCAGACAGTGACAGTGGAGACCCACCCCGTCCAGGAAACCACCTTTCACGTGCCTCCCCAGGCGCCCAAGGCCATCCACCCCTTGGCCCCCGGCAACAGCTCCTCCGCCCACCAGCACCATCACCACGGACACCATCACTTACACCatcacccccaccacccccaTGCACAGCAGGGCCTGCCTGCGCAGCCCCGCCTCTACCACTCCCCTATCAACAGTGCCTCCACAGAGAACTCGGTGGAGGTGGTGCACGGCCACCTGTCTATgacctccctgtcttcctcctcctcctccacatcttCCTCCTCCACCGGGGCCCAGGGGAACAAGGCTTACCAGCTGCGCCCGCTCCCCACCAACGCAGCCTTGGACTTTGGCCAGAACGGCAGAATGGGACTGGGTGCCTTCTCCAACCCCAGACAAGAGACTGGGATGGCGGGCCACCCCACCTACCCCATGGGCATGAGACAAGGCGTAGACAGGGAGGAGTCGCCCATGGTAGGAGTCTGTGCGCAGCAGAGTTCTGTCGCCAGTTCGTGA